In Mytilus trossulus isolate FHL-02 chromosome 14, PNRI_Mtr1.1.1.hap1, whole genome shotgun sequence, a genomic segment contains:
- the LOC134697537 gene encoding uncharacterized protein LOC134697537, which yields MKKLEAVQRKGLSICLGLPGTSGREAMEVEANIQPIDLRIEEISVRELAKIQSKNIAEPIKQQLEQYLTNNATYEQQDSPFGKAINQSIDMFKATKVDIKLIEPEFTYKAGVDVMLRRSPSYWSRLGSSKNRTAEQTVESKQVVKDLLGDSTDSTVVTFTDGSCQGNPGPCGAGAVVYSGNSQGISLKRPVANRGSILLAELVAILMVLEHCITTIKDQFSELKILSDSQTAVGILTLNWKSSNYIDTITDIKECMGTLLRHGILTTLSWITGHANIAGNEIADQLAKDAAKEASSLNDQYNVITMSDVRCAVKMSTKLKWQSRWTISETGRQLFNLIPIVGKDAQLDKPNNQIGRILSEIRTGYSRLNKYRNQIGQSLTPYCECGEEETSEHFLLYCPRYQQEREDMRRQMELLNIDPTNMQSILAPPKRETYEVTSQIIGEYITKSGRFQELAIPDSRSCA from the coding sequence ATGAAGAAATTAGAAGCTGTACAAAGAAAAGGCTTGTCAATATGCCTAGGACTACCAGGAACATCAGGTAGAGAGGCAATGGAAGTTGAAGCCAACATACAACCCATAGACCTCAGAATAGAGGAAATATCAGTACGTGAACTGGCAAAAATACAGTCAAAGAACATAGCAGAACCAATTAAACAACAACTAGAACAGTATTTAACAAACAACGCAACCTATGAACAACAGGATTCTCCATTTGGTAAAGCTATAAACCAATCCATAGACATGTTCAAAGCCACGAAAGTTGACATCAAACTTATAGAACCAGAATTCACATACAAAGCTGGTGTAGATGTAATGCTAAGGAGATCACCAAGTTATTGGAGTCGTCTAGGTAGCTCAAAGAACAGAACAGCCGAACAAACTGTTGAAAGTAAACAGGTTGTAAAGGACCTATTAGGAGACAGCACAGACTCAACAGTAGTGACATTCACTGATGGTTCATGTCAAGGTAACCCGGGACCATGTGGGGCAGGAGCAGTAGTATATTCTGGAAATAGCCAAGGCATAAGTCTAAAGAGGCCAGTAGCTAATAGAGGATCGATACTTCTTGCTGAACTAGTAGCCATACTAATGGTCCTGGAGCACTGTATAACGACTATAAAGGACCAGTTTTCTGAGCTTAAAATACTGTCAGATAGCCAGACTGCTGTAGGCATCTTGACTCTGAACTGGAAATCTTCGAACTACATCGACACAATTACTGATATCAAAGAATGCATGGGAACGCTCTTAAGACACGGCATACTAACAACCCTATCTTGGATCACAGGCCATGCTAATATAGCCGGGAACGAGATAGCGGACCAGTTGGCAAAAGACGCTGCAAAAGAGGCCTCATCACTAAATGATCAGTATAATGTCATAACCATGTCAGATGTAAGATGTGCAGTCAAGATGTCTACAAAACTCAAATGGCAAAGCAGATGGACAATTAGTGAAACTGGAAGACAGCTTTTCAACCTAATTCCTATCGTTGGTAAGGACGCACAACTAGACAAGCCTAACAACCAAATAGGAAGAATATTGTCAGAAATAAGAACGGGCTACAGCAGACTTAACAAATACAGAAACCAAATCGGTCAATCCCTCACGCCATATTGTGAATGCGGAGAAGAAGAAACATCAGAACACTTCCTGCTATACTGCCCAAGATACCAACAAGAAAGAGAGGACATGCGAAGACAAATGGAACTACTAAACATCGATCCAACAAATATGCAGTCAATACTAGCACCACCAAAAAGAGAAACCTACGAAGTAACATCGCAAATTATAGGGgaatatattacaaaatcaGGGAGATTCCAAGAACTTGCAATCCCTGATTCCCGATCCTGCGCCTAA